From one Diachasmimorpha longicaudata isolate KC_UGA_2023 chromosome 8, iyDiaLong2, whole genome shotgun sequence genomic stretch:
- the LOC135165471 gene encoding uncharacterized protein LOC135165471 — protein MFIHYFYVLSIVSTTHVQIQGVKLNDTLEYTSNRIKNILPAFNSISKARKYDIYNDINGDINWRLRAVVSDNRQIKRLKAPSTFLKPPSVQKLNMYNYYKNIMDQKLLTNHETYTTPKTRKGEEKYKASTSFYIRDHAPTHGSQSTEKTIQDEQLEGTEHSNEVERINFHIHGHEGPETYVFGYDTGNGNNRQFRYEERHDNGTVTGHYGYYDARGKLHKVHYTSHPSIGYNSFSLENTLKLNNH, from the exons ATGTTCATCcattatttt TATGTCTTGAGTATTGTATCAACGACTCATGTTCAAATTCAAGGAGTAAAATTGAACGATACATTGGAATATACCAGCAAtcgcataaaaaatattctgccgGCATTCAATTCTATATCGAAGGCAAGGAAATATGATATTTATAACGACATAAATGGTGACATTAATTGGCGCCTAAGAGCTGTGGTATCAGACAATCGACAAATAAAGAGGCTAAAGGCTCCCTCGACATTCCTCAAACCTCCAAGCGTCCAAAAACTTAATATGTACAACTATTATAAAAACATCATGGatcaaaaattattgacaaatCATGAAACATATACAACTCCGAAAACTAGAAAGggggaagaaaaatataaagcaTCAACGAGTTTTTATATAAGAGATCATGCACCCACTCACGGATcacag AGTACAGAAAAAACAATACAGGATGAACAATTGGAAGGAACGGAGCATTCAAATGAAGTTGAGAGAATCAACTTCCACATTCATGGCCACGAGGGACCTGAAACTTATGTATTTGGATATGACACCGGAAATGG GAATAATAGACAATTTCGTTATGAAGAACGTCATGACAATGGAACAGTAACAGGTCATTATGGTTATTACGATGCCAGAGGAAAACTTCACAAGGTCCACTACACGTCCCATCCATCGATTGGATATAACtcattttcattagaaaatacATTGAAACTAAATAATCATTAA
- the LOC135165470 gene encoding IST1 homolog, whose amino-acid sequence MFASGPNYSKLKTHLRLAINRLKLLEKKKTELAQKARKEIADYIAAGKLERAKIRVEHIIREDYMVEAMELMEMYCDLLLARFGLIQQMKNLDEGLAEALSTVIWAAPRLQTDIQELKVIADILTAKYGRQYTEACRDEAVHTISEKLKHKLSVQSPSKLLVEKYIIEIAKNYNVEYEPDPQVMTEGQETLLIDVDGGGQFPNNLDLGGAHCGNAEPVGFIGFPQPPMLPQPPSNFSVIGGEDKLTGIPIGFVSPGAPMALEKDQNIPFNPAQFSYNIPLDNANTSKPEDDLPPPYSFPPDLNKQSDMKPKPQPRSKMTMNDFQLPDLPAVPLDNDTPGCSGDNDDIDFDDLMKRFEDLKKSK is encoded by the exons ATGTTTGCAAGTGGGccgaattattcaaaattaaaaacacaTTTAAGATTGGCTATAAATAgattgaaattattggaaaaaaaaaagacagaatTGGCACAAAAGGCAAGAAAGGAAATCGCTGACTACATTGCAGCAGGAAAACTGGAGAGAGCAAAAATACGTGTTGAACACATTATCAGAGAAGATTACATGGTTGAAGCCATGGAACTGATGGAAATGTATTGTGATCTTTTGTTGGCTAGATTTGGACTCATCCAACAAATGAA GAATTTGGACGAAGGTCTCGCGGAAGCTCTATCAACAGTTATTTGGGCAGCTCCAAGACTCCAGACGGATATTCAGGAACTAAAAGTAATAGCGGATATTCTTACAGCCAAGTATGGCAGACAGTATACCGAAGCCTGCAGGGATGAGGCGGTGCATACAATAtctgaaaaactcaaacataaactAAGTGTtcaatctccatcaaaattattggttgaaaaatatataatagaaATTGCCAAGAACTACAATGTTGAGTATGAGCCTGATCCTCAAGTGATGACAGAGGGGCAAGAAACATTATTGATTGATGTTGATGGTGGAGGGCAGTTTCCCAATAACTTGGACCTTGGTGGTGCTCACTGTGGTAACGCAGAGCCCGTTGGCTTTATTGGATTTCCACAACCACCTATGCTTCCTCAACCTCCATCTAATTTCAGTGTAATT GGAGGAGAAGACAAGCTCACAGGCATACCAATAGGTTTTGTTTCACCGGGAGCTCCAATGGCACTTGAAAAAGATCAAAATATTCCATTCAATCCTGCACAATTCTCTTATAATATTCCCTTGGATAACGCAAATACAAGTAAACCA gaGGATGATTTGCCACCGCCTTACTCCTTCCCTCCCGATTTGAATAAACAG TCGGATATGAAACCTAAACCACAGCCAAGATCAAAAATGACCATGAATGACTTTCAGCTCCCAGACCTACCAGCTGTTCCGCTAGATAATGATACTCCAGGGTGCAGTGGTGACAACGATGATATTGACTTTGATGATCTTATGAAACGTTTCGAAGACCTTAAAAAGAGCAAGTGA